The nucleotide sequence AGTTGGTATTGTGCTCATCCTCTTAGCTGTGAAAGAAATTTCAGATGAAGCTGGTGACGAAGCGATTTTCAAGAATTACTTGATTTCGTTTGTACTTCAGGTTGGTGCATTTGTTGCCTTGATAATTGCTATCATAGCAGTTCTAGGAACATCAATCATAGCAATGGGTGGTCCAAGGGCGTTTGAACATGAAATGCAAGATTTTGGAGCAATAATGGCAATCATAGGTAGCATTCTCGTCGGCTTTATAATATTCTGGATTCTGTTCTCGCTCGGCTCTTACTATCTCAAGAAGAGCTATGAACTGATAGCTGAGTACACAGGTGTTGATCTCTTTAAAACGACGGGATTACTTTATTTCATAGGTGCTCTGACTGCAATAATATTCATTGGACTGCTAATAATTCTTGTAGCGAGAATCCTTGAGATTGTGGCTTACTTCTCTCTTCCAGAGGAACTGCCATCTAAGCAGAGCGCAGTGATAACATAATTGTTTTTGTTTTTACCACATTTTCTTACCACAAATTTATAAGCAATTCTGAGGAGTTTAGTTCATGCCAAAGATACTCATAACGAACGATGATGGAATTAATTCAAGGGGAATTAAAGCAGCAGTTGAAGCCCTCCAGGGACTTGGAGATATCTATGTTATCGCTCCAATGTTTCAAAGGAGTGCAAGTGGAAGGGCAATGACTTTACATAGACCTCTCAGAGCCAAACGCGTGGCCATGGAGGGAGTTAGAGCAGCATATGCCTTAGATGGAATGCCTGTGGACTGTGTAATTTTTGCCTTGGCTCGTTTTGGAAGCTTTGACCTGGCAATTAGCGGAATCAATTTGGGCGAAAACATGAGCACTGAAATTACGATCTCCGGAACTGCAAGTGCTGCAATTGAAGCTGCGACTCATGGGATTCCGAGTATAGCGATAAGCCTTGAAGTTAATAGGGAGAAGCATAAATTCGGCCAGGGAGAGGAAATTAACTTCACAACAGCAAAATTCTTTCTGAGGAAAATTGCAGATGCCGTCCTTAGGAAAGGACTCCCCGAAGGTGTGGACATGCTCAACGTTAACGTTCCCTATGATGCAAATGAAAACACTCCAATGGATATTACACGCTTAGCAAGAAGAATGTATCAGCCATCAATTGAAGAACGGATCGATCCAAAGGGGACACCCTATTATTGGATTGTCGGGACACAGTGCCCAAAGGAAGTCCTCGAACCAGGGACCGATATGTATGTTGTAAAAGTTGAGAGAAAAGTCAGCGTAACTCCAATAAATATAGATATGACGGCCAAAGTGGATTTAGGACAATTAAAGAAGCACTTGGGAATTTAGATTTAATGCTTAACTTTTTAAAGTGCGATTAAACCTTCTTGGGGGGGATTAAGATTGATTGTGCTAAAACATCTACTCTATGCATATGCAGCACTGTTTGCGATTACGAATCCCATTGGAGCAGTACCAGTGTTTTTGAGCGTAACACATGGGGTTTCCTTACGGGATAGAGTTAGGATTGCTAAAAAAGTCATGATAACAGTGCTTTTAACATTGCTAACATTTGCTCTAATTGGGGAGTGGATATTCTCGTTTTTTGGGTCAAGTGTTGATGCTTTCTCTATTGCAGGTGGGATCTTACTCTTCAGAATGGCCCTTGACATGCTCAGTGGACAGATTTCAAAGGTTAAGATAAGCGAAGAAGAAGCAGAAGAGATAACGCTTGAGGATATTGCAATAATCCCATTAGCAATTCCCCTAATTTCTGGCCCAGGTGCAATAACAACTGTAATGCTCTACATGGCAAAAAGCCCAAGTGTAGTTGAAAAATCAATGGTTCTGCTAGCAGTCCTATTAGTTAGCATAACTACGTACTTAATTTTGCTTTCAGCAGATAAAGTTGAGAAGAAGCTCGGAAAGGTTGGAATTAAGGTCTTAACAAGAATGATGGGTTTAATATTAGCTTCAATTTCAGTTCAAATGGTCATAAATGGCATTAAAGGTGCTTTTGGAGTCTAATGACTAGAGTTCAGATGTATGCATGCAAAAATTTTTAAAGTCTCTCATCTATGTTTTTGTAGAAAATTTTTGCAAGGCTTATGCTTATAAATGCATAAGTTTAATCACTGGAGGTGATGCTCATGGCTAAGCCAAAAAGAGATAATAGGAAAGTTGAGGGTGATGAGGTTATTAGAGTTCCACTCCCAGAGGGAAACCAGCTCTTTGGAGTTGTTGAACAGGCTTTAGGAGCTGGAT is from Thermococcus paralvinellae and encodes:
- a CDS encoding DUF996 domain-containing protein, translating into MTLSQAKTYGGVGAILALIGGAVPKLGSVLSIVGIVLILLAVKEISDEAGDEAIFKNYLISFVLQVGAFVALIIAIIAVLGTSIIAMGGPRAFEHEMQDFGAIMAIIGSILVGFIIFWILFSLGSYYLKKSYELIAEYTGVDLFKTTGLLYFIGALTAIIFIGLLIILVARILEIVAYFSLPEELPSKQSAVIT
- the surE gene encoding 5'/3'-nucleotidase SurE — protein: MPKILITNDDGINSRGIKAAVEALQGLGDIYVIAPMFQRSASGRAMTLHRPLRAKRVAMEGVRAAYALDGMPVDCVIFALARFGSFDLAISGINLGENMSTEITISGTASAAIEAATHGIPSIAISLEVNREKHKFGQGEEINFTTAKFFLRKIADAVLRKGLPEGVDMLNVNVPYDANENTPMDITRLARRMYQPSIEERIDPKGTPYYWIVGTQCPKEVLEPGTDMYVVKVERKVSVTPINIDMTAKVDLGQLKKHLGI
- the snatA gene encoding neutral amino acid NAAT transporter SnatA encodes the protein MIVLKHLLYAYAALFAITNPIGAVPVFLSVTHGVSLRDRVRIAKKVMITVLLTLLTFALIGEWIFSFFGSSVDAFSIAGGILLFRMALDMLSGQISKVKISEEEAEEITLEDIAIIPLAIPLISGPGAITTVMLYMAKSPSVVEKSMVLLAVLLVSITTYLILLSADKVEKKLGKVGIKVLTRMMGLILASISVQMVINGIKGAFGV